One part of the Acidimicrobiales bacterium genome encodes these proteins:
- a CDS encoding acyl-CoA dehydrogenase family protein, translating to MPIDAATADDLISTLRRWVSAEVIPNASRFEHADEFPEAMVEQMKAFGLFGSMIPEEYGGLDLDVTTYARVIEELAYGWMSLSGVLNTHMIAATLIRRFGTPEQRERWLPKMATGEWRSAFSLSEPDAGSDTKNIKCRATPDGDDYVIDGTKMWVTNGERANLVALAARAPEGITCFIVEKEPGPSFEGISVSRAIDKLGYKGLETVEVAYDGHRLPAANILGGAESLGHGLRQILSSLELGRINIAARGVGVARAAFDAAMSYAAERETFGVPINQHQAIQFKLAEMGTKLEAARLLTYSAAAKFEAGERADVEAGMAKLFASETAFELATEAMRIHGGYGYTKDFPVERYYRDAPLMIIGEGTNEIQRLVIARGLLRRFAES from the coding sequence ATGCCGATCGATGCCGCCACCGCCGACGACCTGATCTCCACGCTGCGGCGATGGGTGTCGGCCGAGGTGATTCCCAACGCGTCGCGCTTCGAGCACGCCGACGAGTTCCCCGAGGCCATGGTCGAACAGATGAAGGCATTCGGCCTCTTCGGCTCGATGATCCCCGAGGAGTACGGCGGCCTCGACCTCGACGTCACCACGTACGCCCGGGTGATCGAGGAGTTGGCTTACGGCTGGATGTCGCTGTCGGGTGTGCTCAACACGCACATGATCGCGGCCACCTTGATCCGCCGGTTCGGGACACCCGAGCAGCGAGAGCGGTGGCTGCCCAAGATGGCGACAGGTGAGTGGCGATCGGCCTTCTCGTTGTCGGAGCCCGACGCCGGCTCGGACACGAAGAACATCAAGTGCCGGGCCACGCCCGACGGCGACGACTACGTCATCGACGGCACGAAGATGTGGGTGACCAACGGCGAGCGGGCCAACCTCGTGGCGCTGGCGGCTCGGGCCCCCGAGGGCATCACGTGCTTCATCGTCGAAAAGGAGCCCGGCCCGTCGTTCGAGGGGATCTCCGTCAGCCGGGCCATCGACAAGCTCGGCTACAAAGGCCTCGAGACGGTCGAAGTCGCGTACGACGGTCACCGGCTGCCCGCGGCGAACATCTTGGGCGGCGCCGAGTCGCTCGGTCACGGGCTGCGCCAGATCCTGTCGTCGCTCGAGTTGGGCCGCATCAACATCGCCGCCCGTGGTGTCGGGGTGGCCCGGGCCGCGTTCGACGCGGCGATGAGCTACGCGGCGGAGCGCGAGACGTTCGGCGTGCCGATCAACCAGCACCAGGCGATCCAGTTCAAGTTGGCAGAGATGGGAACCAAGCTCGAAGCAGCCCGCCTGCTCACGTACTCCGCCGCCGCCAAGTTCGAAGCCGGCGAGCGCGCCGACGTCGAAGCCGGCATGGCCAAGCTGTTCGCGTCGGAGACCGCGTTCGAACTGGCCACCGAAGCCATGCGGATCCACGGCGGTTACGGCTACACCAAGGACTTCCCGGTCGAGCGCTACTACCGCGACGCGCCGCTGATGATCATCGGCGAGGGCACCAACGAGATCCAGCGCCTGGTGATCGCCCGCGGTCTGCTGCGCCGATTCGCGGAGTCCTGA
- a CDS encoding ABC transporter ATP-binding protein: MTALLELDEVEAGYGPFRAIFGVSLEIQPGEAVAMLGANGAGKTTIARVCSGLIRPTAGSFRYSGREASQLGAYRLAKAGVAHAPEGRSVFATLTVEENLALSFRQEMGRDFRAGIDQACEMFPRLGERRRQLAGTLSGGEQRMLALARALVIKPRLLVADELSLGLAPVTVEEVYRTLARIKEEGTAILVIEQHVHHALALADQAVVLRHGEVSHRGTSTEVGALSEQLLPSGNGGGGAPATPGDELDAADGPLGPSEAVSDAPAATTGSAGSPPADAAEPPLRRRRPLIADRRAQPGTELA; encoded by the coding sequence ATGACCGCCTTGTTGGAGCTCGACGAAGTCGAGGCCGGCTATGGCCCGTTCCGCGCGATCTTCGGGGTGTCGCTGGAGATCCAACCCGGCGAAGCGGTCGCCATGCTCGGCGCAAACGGGGCGGGCAAGACCACCATCGCCCGGGTGTGCTCGGGCCTGATCCGCCCCACAGCCGGGTCGTTCCGCTACTCGGGTCGCGAGGCCTCGCAACTCGGCGCGTACCGCCTGGCCAAGGCCGGCGTGGCCCACGCCCCCGAGGGCCGCTCGGTTTTCGCCACGCTCACGGTCGAAGAGAACCTGGCGCTGTCGTTCCGCCAGGAGATGGGCCGCGACTTCCGTGCCGGCATCGACCAGGCCTGCGAGATGTTCCCGCGGCTCGGCGAGCGGCGCCGCCAGCTCGCGGGAACGTTGTCGGGCGGCGAGCAGCGGATGCTGGCATTGGCCCGCGCGCTGGTGATCAAACCACGTCTGCTGGTGGCCGACGAGTTGTCGCTCGGGTTGGCACCCGTCACGGTCGAAGAGGTGTACCGCACGCTGGCTCGCATCAAAGAAGAGGGCACGGCGATCCTGGTGATCGAGCAGCACGTGCACCACGCGCTCGCCTTGGCCGACCAAGCGGTCGTCTTGCGTCACGGGGAGGTCAGCCACCGCGGCACCTCGACCGAAGTGGGAGCCCTCAGCGAGCAGCTGCTCCCGAGCGGCAACGGCGGTGGCGGCGCGCCGGCGACCCCTGGCGACGAGCTCGATGCCGCGGACGGCCCGCTCGGTCCGAGCGAAGCGGTCAGCGATGCGCCCGCCGCGACCACCGGGTCGGCCGGGTCGCCCCCCGCCGACGCAGCCGAGCCACCACTGCGACGCCGACGACCGCTGATCGCGGACCGCCGGGCACAGCCCGGAACCGAGCTGGCGTGA
- a CDS encoding acyl-CoA dehydrogenase, whose translation MNDAHLALHDAAARWVREREVLTEARACLDADAPGLPSYWAELADLGWLGLHVPESAGGSGFGLAELGVVLEELGRACAPGPFLPSVLAAAVLTRMGTKRHADLLQALATGDKVGAVAFGPPGSPVLGAQLADVIVVPVVPPERAEPPTTQWAVVDASAAPLASVDRTRRVGRIDAVFPSGAGSDPDALLGPEPFPGWVETVGALLLAAESLGGAAWCTDTAAAWARERVQFGRPIGQFQGVKHRCADMLCRVELARAAVWDGLRAADELAAADGGPGGQRGSGGSDAAAAAAADGSSGGGTGTGSEQIAMVAAAALGPEAFFRCAKDAVQILGGIGFTWEHDAHIFLKRAAADRLLAGPPSQWDRRAAALAAAGARRSLRLDPDDIADPAAAEAARAEVREFVAAIAERPKEEWRAALVEHRYLAPHWAEPWGRSATPLEQLVIDEELRAAHVRRPNIGIAGWVLPTLLAHGTTEQQERWVRPTLLGEISWCQLFSEPGAGSDLASVTTRATKVDGGWRIDGQKVWTTFAHVADFGLCVARTDPDVPKHAGLTTFVVDVRAGGVDIRPLRELTGIEMFNEVFLDGVFVPDDAVVGAVNDGWRTARTTLENERVAMGSGSSFGPGVESLVARFGSEPEAAEQVGELVVEAHALATLGMRMTLRALAGHGHGPEASVRKLLGVEHDQRVQEVGMLLGGPESASAEGDAAAWVGGFLANRCLTIAGGTSEIQRNVIAERLLGLPRDP comes from the coding sequence GTGAACGACGCGCACCTTGCGCTGCACGACGCTGCGGCGCGATGGGTTCGCGAGCGGGAGGTCCTGACCGAGGCCCGGGCGTGCCTCGATGCGGACGCGCCAGGGTTGCCGTCGTACTGGGCTGAGCTCGCCGATCTCGGCTGGCTCGGTCTCCACGTGCCTGAATCGGCCGGCGGGTCGGGCTTCGGGCTGGCCGAGTTGGGTGTGGTGCTCGAGGAGTTGGGGCGAGCCTGCGCGCCCGGTCCGTTCCTGCCCAGCGTGCTGGCGGCCGCCGTGCTGACCCGCATGGGCACCAAGCGTCACGCCGATCTGCTGCAGGCGTTGGCCACCGGTGACAAGGTCGGTGCGGTGGCGTTCGGCCCGCCGGGCAGCCCGGTGTTGGGGGCCCAGCTTGCCGACGTGATCGTGGTACCCGTCGTGCCGCCGGAGCGCGCGGAACCGCCGACCACGCAGTGGGCGGTGGTCGACGCAAGCGCCGCGCCACTCGCCTCGGTCGACCGCACGCGGCGGGTCGGGCGGATCGACGCGGTGTTCCCGTCTGGCGCCGGCTCGGACCCCGACGCGTTGCTCGGACCCGAGCCGTTTCCCGGTTGGGTCGAGACCGTCGGCGCCTTGTTGCTGGCGGCCGAGTCGCTCGGCGGTGCCGCCTGGTGCACCGACACCGCCGCGGCATGGGCCCGCGAGCGAGTGCAGTTCGGCCGGCCGATCGGGCAGTTCCAAGGTGTCAAGCACCGCTGTGCCGACATGTTGTGCCGCGTGGAGCTGGCGCGGGCTGCCGTGTGGGACGGGCTTCGCGCTGCCGACGAGCTGGCGGCGGCAGATGGAGGGCCGGGCGGCCAGCGTGGCTCGGGCGGATCGGACGCGGCTGCAGCTGCGGCTGCGGACGGCTCCTCCGGCGGCGGCACCGGTACTGGCAGCGAGCAGATCGCGATGGTGGCGGCGGCCGCGCTGGGTCCCGAGGCGTTCTTCCGCTGCGCCAAAGACGCCGTGCAGATCCTCGGCGGCATCGGGTTCACCTGGGAGCACGACGCCCACATCTTCTTGAAGCGGGCTGCGGCCGACCGCCTGCTCGCCGGGCCGCCGTCGCAGTGGGACCGACGTGCCGCCGCGCTGGCCGCCGCCGGCGCGCGTCGCAGCCTTCGCCTCGACCCCGACGACATCGCCGACCCGGCTGCGGCCGAGGCCGCCCGGGCGGAAGTGCGCGAGTTCGTGGCCGCGATCGCCGAACGCCCCAAGGAGGAGTGGCGCGCAGCCCTGGTGGAGCACCGCTACCTCGCGCCGCACTGGGCCGAGCCGTGGGGCCGCAGCGCGACCCCGCTCGAGCAGCTGGTGATCGACGAGGAGCTGCGGGCCGCGCACGTCCGCCGCCCCAACATCGGGATCGCGGGTTGGGTGCTGCCCACGTTGTTGGCCCACGGCACCACCGAGCAGCAGGAGCGTTGGGTGCGGCCCACGCTGCTCGGCGAGATCAGCTGGTGCCAGCTGTTCAGCGAGCCCGGTGCCGGGTCCGACCTGGCCTCGGTCACCACCAGGGCCACCAAAGTCGACGGCGGCTGGCGGATCGACGGTCAGAAGGTGTGGACCACGTTCGCCCACGTGGCGGACTTCGGGCTGTGCGTCGCCCGCACGGATCCCGACGTGCCCAAGCACGCCGGCCTCACCACGTTCGTGGTCGATGTGCGGGCCGGTGGCGTCGACATCCGGCCGTTGCGTGAGCTCACCGGCATCGAGATGTTCAACGAGGTCTTCCTCGACGGCGTCTTCGTCCCCGACGATGCCGTCGTCGGCGCGGTGAACGATGGTTGGCGGACGGCCCGCACGACGCTGGAGAACGAGCGCGTCGCGATGGGCAGCGGTTCGTCGTTCGGGCCGGGCGTCGAGTCGCTCGTCGCGCGATTCGGCAGCGAGCCCGAGGCCGCCGAGCAGGTCGGCGAGCTGGTGGTCGAGGCCCACGCGCTGGCCACCCTCGGCATGCGGATGACGTTGCGGGCACTCGCCGGCCACGGGCACGGTCCTGAGGCCAGCGTGCGCAAGCTGCTCGGCGTCGAGCACGACCAGCGCGTGCAGGAGGTGGGCATGCTGCTCGGCGGCCCGGAGTCGGCGAGCGCGGAGGGCGACGCGGCGGCGTGGGTCGGTGGGTTTCTCGCCAACCGCTGCCTCACGATCGCGGGCGGCACCAGCGAGATCCAGCGCAACGTGATCGCCGAGCGCCTGCTCGGCCTCCCCCGCGACCCCTGA
- a CDS encoding ferredoxin, whose product MRFDIRIDHDACIGSGNCAFWAPATFDLDDDGKAIVVDPDGDAEEAILNAADGCPTSAITVERAG is encoded by the coding sequence ATGCGCTTCGACATTCGGATCGACCACGACGCCTGCATCGGCTCGGGCAACTGCGCGTTCTGGGCGCCGGCGACGTTCGACCTCGACGACGACGGCAAGGCCATCGTGGTCGATCCCGACGGCGACGCCGAGGAAGCGATCCTGAACGCGGCCGACGGCTGCCCGACCTCGGCCATCACGGTCGAACGCGCCGGGTGA
- a CDS encoding ABC transporter ATP-binding protein, translated as MTDTHLLDAVDVSRRFGGVSALNGVTLHADEAEIVGLIGPNGAGKSTFFDCIYGTIRPNSGRITFAGRDLSLQPEYRRSRLGLGRTFQRIELFPGMTACDHLLVAGRSQQRDGGVLRDLAGRGRITQAERDEALGVLEMLGIADEAERPIEALSLGHGRLVELGRALMTKPRLLLLDEPSSGLDRAETTAMVDVLRLVRERHHTAIVLVEHDVEMVAEVTERVYVLDIGRLIAEGPTNDVLDDPIVRQAYLGVPA; from the coding sequence GTGACGGACACCCATCTGCTCGACGCCGTCGACGTGAGCCGGCGCTTCGGCGGCGTGTCCGCACTGAACGGCGTGACGCTGCACGCCGACGAAGCCGAGATCGTCGGGCTCATCGGGCCCAACGGCGCCGGCAAGTCCACGTTCTTCGACTGCATCTACGGCACGATCCGCCCCAACTCGGGGCGGATCACGTTCGCGGGGCGCGACTTGTCGTTGCAGCCTGAGTACCGCCGGTCCCGCCTCGGCCTCGGTCGCACCTTCCAACGCATCGAGCTGTTTCCGGGCATGACCGCTTGCGACCACTTGCTCGTGGCGGGGCGGAGTCAGCAGCGCGACGGCGGCGTGCTGCGTGACCTCGCCGGCCGCGGCCGGATCACGCAAGCGGAGCGAGACGAAGCGCTCGGCGTGCTCGAGATGCTCGGGATCGCCGACGAAGCCGAGCGTCCCATCGAGGCCCTGAGCCTCGGGCACGGCCGTCTGGTCGAGCTGGGTCGGGCGCTCATGACCAAGCCCCGCTTGTTGCTGCTCGACGAGCCGTCGTCGGGCCTCGACCGCGCCGAGACCACGGCCATGGTCGACGTGCTGCGGCTCGTGCGCGAACGGCACCACACCGCGATCGTGCTGGTCGAGCACGACGTCGAGATGGTCGCGGAAGTAACCGAGCGGGTGTACGTCCTCGACATCGGCCGCCTGATCGCCGAAGGCCCGACCAACGATGTGCTCGACGACCCCATCGTCCGCCAGGCCTACCTCGGAGTTCCCGCATGA
- a CDS encoding arylsulfatase — protein sequence MTRAAQFHGRIGRTVADSEPWFDDPPHPGDDAPNVVIILLDDTGFAQLGCYGSDIETPHIDALAAAGLQFTNFHVTPLCSPTRAALLTGRANHAVGMRTVSNFRTGYPSQLGHVTNHAATVAEVLHDEGYATFAVGKWHLAPMEQCSAAGPFDQWPLARGFDRFYGFLEGETDQFHPELIADNHPVDPPGRPADGYHLSEDLVDRALAMLADSKGVRPDRPFLCYLAFGATHAPHQAPPEYLAKYRGRYDEGWDVIRQRWFARQLELGVIPPGTELSDRNPGVEAWEDLSVNEQRLATRLQEAFAAFLDHTDDQVGRFVDGLRRMGELDNTLLFFMADNGASQEGGPTGVLHEMKWFNGIVEHPDEAVARLDDIGGPNSHTNYPWGWAQCGNAPYRWYKQNTHEGGVHVPLIVHWPDGLGASHAGTRRDQFVFVSDIVPTVYDLLGVTAPATFNGLDQLPVTGASFAPVLTDPDHPSTNELQYFEQNGSRALIAGEWKAVCKHWPGADYDTEQWELYHLATDRAEGHDLAASEPDKLAELIDLWWQEAERHGVLPLDDRGVELFGARFRDRSPHPASRRYVYRPPMSPMAAQASAAIGGRSFDLTASVTTKAGDEGVLYAVGAQTSGLSIFVQGRRLVLDYNAFGDHTVLESSVDVPVGDADIGVRLRRGDGLAGTATLVIDGEEVAHAELALFLRMISSSASSVGSDHGSAVSPRYTGPFPFTGELHQIVIQASPERFADIDEATARAEASRQ from the coding sequence ATGACGAGAGCAGCACAGTTCCACGGCCGGATCGGCCGCACCGTGGCCGATTCGGAGCCGTGGTTCGACGATCCGCCGCACCCCGGCGACGACGCGCCCAACGTGGTGATCATCCTGCTCGACGACACCGGGTTCGCCCAGCTCGGCTGCTACGGCTCCGACATCGAAACGCCCCACATCGACGCCCTCGCGGCTGCCGGGCTGCAGTTCACGAACTTCCACGTGACCCCGCTGTGCTCCCCCACCCGCGCCGCGCTGCTCACCGGCCGGGCCAACCACGCGGTGGGCATGCGCACGGTGTCGAACTTCCGCACCGGCTACCCGAGCCAGCTCGGGCATGTCACCAACCACGCGGCCACCGTCGCCGAAGTGTTGCACGACGAGGGGTACGCAACGTTCGCCGTCGGCAAGTGGCACCTCGCGCCGATGGAGCAGTGCTCGGCCGCAGGGCCGTTCGATCAGTGGCCGCTCGCCCGGGGGTTCGACCGCTTCTACGGCTTCCTCGAAGGCGAGACCGACCAGTTCCACCCCGAGCTGATCGCCGACAACCACCCCGTCGACCCACCCGGCCGGCCCGCCGACGGCTACCACCTCTCAGAGGACCTGGTCGATCGGGCGCTGGCCATGCTCGCTGACTCCAAGGGCGTCCGTCCCGACCGGCCGTTCCTCTGCTATCTCGCGTTCGGCGCGACCCACGCGCCCCACCAGGCGCCACCCGAGTACCTCGCCAAGTACCGCGGCCGCTACGACGAGGGGTGGGACGTCATCCGCCAGCGCTGGTTCGCGCGCCAGCTCGAGCTCGGCGTGATCCCACCGGGTACTGAGCTGTCGGACCGCAACCCCGGCGTCGAAGCCTGGGAGGACCTGTCGGTCAACGAGCAGCGCCTCGCCACCCGCCTCCAAGAGGCGTTCGCGGCGTTCCTCGACCACACCGACGATCAAGTCGGCCGCTTCGTCGACGGCCTGCGGCGCATGGGCGAGCTCGACAACACGCTGTTGTTCTTCATGGCCGACAACGGCGCGTCGCAAGAAGGCGGCCCGACCGGCGTGCTGCACGAGATGAAGTGGTTCAACGGCATCGTCGAGCATCCCGACGAGGCCGTGGCCCGCCTCGACGACATCGGCGGGCCCAACAGCCACACCAACTACCCGTGGGGATGGGCACAGTGCGGCAACGCGCCGTACCGCTGGTACAAGCAGAACACGCACGAGGGCGGGGTCCACGTGCCGCTCATCGTCCACTGGCCCGACGGCCTCGGCGCCAGCCACGCCGGCACCAGGCGCGACCAGTTCGTGTTCGTGTCCGACATCGTCCCGACGGTGTACGACCTGCTCGGTGTCACTGCGCCCGCCACGTTCAACGGCCTCGACCAACTGCCGGTGACCGGGGCTTCGTTCGCGCCGGTGCTCACCGACCCCGACCACCCCTCCACCAACGAGCTGCAGTACTTCGAGCAGAACGGCAGCCGGGCACTCATCGCGGGTGAATGGAAGGCGGTCTGCAAACACTGGCCCGGCGCCGACTACGACACCGAGCAATGGGAGCTCTACCACCTCGCCACCGACCGGGCCGAGGGCCACGATCTGGCGGCCAGCGAGCCTGACAAGCTCGCCGAGCTGATCGATCTGTGGTGGCAGGAAGCCGAGCGGCACGGCGTCCTGCCGCTCGATGACCGCGGGGTGGAGCTCTTCGGCGCTCGGTTCCGGGATCGGTCGCCACACCCGGCGTCGCGGCGTTACGTGTACCGGCCGCCGATGTCGCCGATGGCCGCGCAGGCCAGCGCCGCGATCGGCGGGCGCAGTTTCGACCTCACCGCGTCGGTGACCACCAAGGCGGGTGACGAAGGCGTGCTGTACGCCGTGGGCGCGCAGACATCCGGGTTGTCGATCTTCGTGCAGGGCCGGCGTCTGGTCCTCGACTACAACGCGTTCGGCGACCACACCGTGTTGGAGTCGTCGGTTGACGTGCCCGTGGGTGATGCGGACATCGGCGTCCGGCTGCGCCGGGGCGACGGGCTGGCCGGCACCGCCACCTTGGTGATCGACGGCGAGGAAGTGGCCCACGCCGAGCTGGCGCTGTTCTTGCGCATGATCTCGTCGTCGGCGTCGAGCGTGGGATCCGACCACGGCTCGGCCGTGTCGCCCCGTTACACCGGCCCGTTCCCGTTCACGGGCGAACTGCACCAGATCGTGATCCAAGCCAGTCCCGAGCGCTTCGCCGACATCGACGAAGCCACCGCACGAGCAGAAGCGAGCCGCCAATGA
- a CDS encoding alcohol dehydrogenase catalytic domain-containing protein, with the protein MDAAVYRAPGEITIEARPVPAAGPGELVIAVEHCGVCGTDLHLMLEGWGRPGSIEGHEFAGTVVEVGPDVAGWSVGQRVVGGPAARCGRCRHCLAGRPSLCAERDTPGTQVWQGAFAALKAIPAAEAIRVPDHLSLRAAALAEPLAVALHALTLAPVEPGQRVLVLGGGPIGALAVAVLRDRGVDHVVVCEPNQRRRDLAVRVGATATCLPDELEVPSIAEPGKVVDQAVDVVLECSGKVQAMEAGLAQLERTGTLVLVGSGIEPPRFDPNRIVLNELVVTGAFCYDAGGFHDAVDLLASGRLPVDDLIEPADVGLHGLLGALRGLAAGDIAGKVLVDPRLGATHA; encoded by the coding sequence ATGGACGCCGCGGTGTACCGGGCGCCGGGCGAGATCACGATCGAGGCGCGACCGGTCCCCGCCGCGGGTCCCGGCGAGCTGGTCATCGCAGTCGAGCACTGCGGGGTGTGCGGCACCGACTTGCACCTCATGTTGGAAGGGTGGGGTCGGCCAGGGTCGATCGAAGGCCACGAGTTCGCCGGCACGGTCGTCGAGGTGGGACCCGACGTCGCGGGTTGGTCCGTTGGCCAGCGCGTGGTGGGCGGGCCCGCGGCCCGTTGCGGACGCTGCCGCCACTGCCTGGCCGGTCGGCCATCGCTGTGCGCCGAGCGCGACACCCCCGGCACCCAGGTCTGGCAAGGGGCGTTCGCCGCGCTCAAGGCGATTCCGGCGGCGGAAGCCATCCGAGTGCCCGACCACCTCTCGCTTCGCGCCGCGGCGCTGGCCGAGCCGCTCGCCGTGGCCCTCCACGCGCTCACGCTCGCGCCGGTCGAGCCGGGCCAACGCGTGCTGGTGCTCGGCGGCGGTCCGATCGGTGCGCTGGCCGTCGCCGTGCTGCGCGACCGTGGCGTCGACCACGTCGTGGTGTGCGAGCCCAACCAACGTCGACGCGACTTGGCCGTGCGGGTGGGAGCCACCGCCACCTGCCTGCCGGACGAGCTCGAGGTTCCCAGCATCGCCGAGCCCGGCAAAGTGGTCGATCAGGCGGTCGACGTGGTGCTCGAGTGCTCCGGCAAGGTGCAGGCCATGGAAGCCGGGCTGGCCCAGTTGGAGCGCACCGGAACGTTGGTGCTCGTCGGTTCCGGCATCGAACCGCCTCGCTTCGACCCGAACCGCATCGTGCTCAACGAGCTCGTGGTCACCGGGGCGTTCTGCTACGACGCCGGCGGCTTCCACGACGCCGTCGACCTGCTGGCCTCGGGGCGCCTGCCGGTCGACGACTTGATCGAACCCGCCGACGTCGGCCTGCACGGCTTGCTCGGTGCGCTTCGCGGGCTGGCCGCGGGCGACATCGCCGGCAAGGTGCTGGTCGACCCGAGACTCGGAGCCACCCATGCCTGA
- a CDS encoding TetR/AcrR family transcriptional regulator, which produces MTARLGELDGRRARRERGRLAVIDAMVDLIQSGHAPPTAQEVAERAGVSPSSLFRYFADLDELRAHTIRRFMDRYDDLFQIPSIGGGPLDQRVTRYVAARVRLHDAVAPVGRLARARSLEHPELAAALDDVRHFQADQTRLHFAPELAARAPAARVDLVGSLTTLTSFESWDQLRTGMGRTGRQVQRAWVAGVRALLAP; this is translated from the coding sequence ATGACTGCGCGGCTGGGTGAGCTCGATGGGCGTCGCGCTCGACGGGAGCGGGGCCGACTCGCCGTCATCGACGCCATGGTCGACCTGATCCAGAGCGGCCACGCACCACCTACGGCACAGGAGGTCGCCGAGCGGGCGGGGGTGTCGCCGTCGTCGCTGTTCCGGTACTTCGCCGACCTCGATGAGTTGCGGGCGCACACGATCCGGCGCTTCATGGACCGCTACGACGACTTGTTCCAGATCCCGTCGATCGGCGGGGGCCCGCTCGACCAGCGCGTCACTCGTTACGTCGCGGCGCGGGTCCGCCTCCACGACGCCGTGGCCCCCGTGGGGCGGCTGGCCCGTGCTCGTTCCTTGGAGCACCCGGAGCTGGCGGCCGCGCTCGACGACGTCCGGCACTTCCAAGCGGACCAGACCCGCCTCCACTTCGCCCCCGAGCTCGCGGCGCGTGCACCAGCAGCTCGCGTCGACCTCGTCGGCTCGCTGACCACGCTCACGTCGTTCGAGTCCTGGGACCAACTCCGTACGGGCATGGGTCGTACCGGGCGCCAGGTCCAGCGGGCATGGGTCGCTGGTGTGCGGGCGCTGCTCGCGCCGTGA